The DNA window CAAATATTTTACCGTCTCCGCTCTTACCGGTCTTATTAACCGAGATGATGGTTTCCACCACGGTCTTAACCAGTTTGTTGGGTACAATAATATTGATCATCCGCTTTGGGACCAGACGGCCCGCACTGCCCAGTTCATCCATCATTTCCTCGTAGCGTTTTTCCGCGCCGTTAAGGATGGGAATTTCCACCAGCCCTTTTCCCCGGCCAAGACATTCCTTGGCGTACATGGAGGTAATCCCCGCATCCGTCAGGGCGCGCTTGGTCCGGTTCATCATATTGATCCGGACTATGGCCATTACTTCCTTCATGGGGTTTCCTCCACCGCCGGGCCTGCGGGAGCTTTATCGTCCGCCGCCTCCTTGAGACCGGAGCTGACCGTATAGACTTCCTCCACCGGGGATACAAAGATCTTCCCGTCCCCGAAGGATCCCTTACCGGTCCGGGCCACATCCATGATTTTCTTAATCACAAATTCCTTATCGCTGTCCTTTATCACCATGAGTAACAACTCTTTCGGTATCTCGTCGTAGGTGACGTCCCCAATTTTAATACCCCGTTGTTTACCCCGACCGGATACATTCATCCGGGTT is part of the Treponema primitia ZAS-1 genome and encodes:
- a CDS encoding P-II family nitrogen regulator, with product MIMVRAIVRPEKADAVMAALMADGFPSVTRMNVSGRGKQRGIKIGDVTYDEIPKELLLMVIKDSDKEFVIKKIMDVARTGKGSFGDGKIFVSPVEEVYTVSSGLKEAADDKAPAGPAVEETP
- a CDS encoding P-II family nitrogen regulator, translated to MKEVMAIVRINMMNRTKRALTDAGITSMYAKECLGRGKGLVEIPILNGAEKRYEEMMDELGSAGRLVPKRMINIIVPNKLVKTVVETIISVNKTGKSGDGKIFVMPVTNAHRVRTGESGDEILDQ